The sequence ACCGTGTGGCACCGGCTGCCGGATGCCGTGCGGCCCGCCGAGCCCCGGGACCTGGCCGCGCTGCTGCGCGTCGTGCACACCCTTCCCTCCCCGTCGTTCACGCTGCCGCCCCGCGATCTGCTGAGTGGTGTGGAGCGCTGGCTGCGGCTCGCGGGCGACGCGATCGACCCGGAGGACACGGCCTATCTGCGCGCGCGCCGCGACGGCTTCGCGGCCCGGGCGGCGGCCCTGACGCCCCATCTGCCGCCGGGGCCGGTCCACGGCGACGCGCTGCCCCGCAATGTGCACGTCGGACCGGACGGGCCGGTCCTGGTGGACCTGGAGACCTTCTCCGCCGATCTGCGCGAGCACGACCTGGTGGTCATGGCCCTCTCCCGCGACCGGTACGGACTGCCCGCCGAGGCGTACGACTCCTTCACCGCCGCCTACGGCTGGGACGTGCGCGAGTGGGACGGCTGCGCGGTGCTGCGCGGCGCCCGCGAGACGGCGAGCTGCGCGTGGGTGGCCCAGCACGCGCCGGCCAACCCCAAGGCCCTGGCCGAGTTCCGGCGCCGCGTGGCGTCCCTGCGGGACGGGGACGAGGCCGTGCGGTGGTATCCGTTCTGACGGAGTGCCGCGCCCCGGAGGGGTGCGGGGGCCGGCGCGGCCGGCCGCGGCGTACCCGCTACGCGGGCTGGCCCTCGGTCGGCTCCCGCAGCGGCCACGTCCCGTCCACCACCGCGTCCGTCTCGCCCTTGCGCCGCAGGAACGCCTGGAAGTCCGCCGCCCATCGCGCGTACCACTGGATCTGGCACCGGTGCAGTTCGGCCGGGCCGAGGGCCGCGATCTTCGGATGGCGCTCGGCTATCGCGGTCGCGAGCCGCGCTGCGGCGAGGGCGTCGGCGGTGGCGTCGTGGGCCGCGCCCAGGACTATGCCGTACTCGCCGCAGACCGCCTCCAGGTTCCGCTTGCCCCGGCGGTACCGGTCGACCCAGCGGTCGATGGTGTACGGGTCGACGACCGGGGCGGGGGCGGCGCCGCCCAGCCGGTCGGTCAGCGACGGCAGGCCGTGGCGGCGCAGTTCGGCGGAGAGCAGGGTGAGGTCGAAGGCCGCGTTGTAGGCGACGACCGGGACGCCCGTCTTCCAGTAACCGACCAGGACGTCGGCGATGGCGTCGGCCACCCGGTCGGCCGGCCGGCCCTCGGCCGCCGCGCGTGCGGTGCTGATGCCGTGGACCGCGACCGCGTCGGCCGGGATCTCCACGCCCGGATCGGCCAGCCACTCCCGGCGGCCCACGGGCTCACCGGCCCTGACCTCGATCACGGCACCCGTGACGATGCGCGCCTCACGCGGATCGGTCCCGGTCGTCTCCAGGTCGAAGCCGATCAGCAGCTCCCGGTGCCAGCCCATGGGCGGCCCCCCTTCTCGGTGGTGCTTTCCCCCAGTTGCCTCCACCATCGCACGGGGCACTGACAATCCGCCGACGGCCGTCCGCCCGCGGGCGCCGACGGGTCAGGACACCGGGCGCGAATCCGCCCAAGCCAGCTCGAATTCCTCGCGGTATGTCGGGAAAAGACCGGATTCGCCGACGTTGTCCGACGTGACCAGGCGGCTGCCGTTGCGCAGCACCAGGACCGGCGACTCCATCCCGCGCGCCCCGCGCAGATAGGACTGCACGACGGCGACACCGTCCGCGCCGTCGCCGTCCACCAGGTAGGCGGTGAAGCGGGGCGTCTCGTCGTACACCTGGATCTCGAACGCGCCCGGGTCGCGCAGCCGGGACCGCACCCGGCGCACGTGCAGGATGTTCATCTCGACCGAGCGGCTCAGTTCGCCCCGTTTCATCCCCAGTTCGCGTTCGCGGCGCTTGACCGAGCTGGAGGCCGGATTGAGGAAGAGCAGCCGCACCCGGCAGCCGGACTCGGCGAGCCGGACCAGGCGGCGCCCGGAGAAGTTCTGCACCAGCAGGTTGAGGCCGATGCCGATGGCGTCGAGCCGGCGGGCGCCGCCGAAGATGTCCTCGGCCGGGAACTGGCGCATCAACCGCACCCGGTCGGAATGGACCGCGACGACGTCCGCGTACCGGTCGCCGACCAGGTCCTCGACCGCGTCCACGGGCAGCCGGCGGGCCGAGGGCACGTCCCCGCCCGCGCCGAGCATCTCCAGCAGCCGGGCCGAGGCCCGCTCGGCCTGGCCGAGCACCGCCTCGGACAGGGCCCGGTTGCGCGAGACGACGTTGCGGGTCACCTCCAGCTCGTCCAGGGCGAGTTCGAGGTCCCGGCGCTCGTCGAAGTACGGCTCGAAGCACGGCCAGTGCTGCACCACCAGCTCGCGCAGCTGGGGCAGGGTGAGGAAGCTGAGCACGTTGTCGTCGGCCGGGTCGAGCAGATAACCCTTGCGGCGGCTGACCTCGCGGACGGCGACCGCCCGCTGCACCCACTCCTGCCCGGCCGGCCCGGCCGCGGCCACCACCCACTCGTCGCCGTGGACGGGTTCGTAGACGGGCCGCAGCACGGCGGCCACGACCGCGCGCAGCCGCTGCTCGACGAGGTTCAGCCAGATGTAGGCCCGGCCCGCCCGCTGGGCGCGGGTGCGCACCTCGCGCCAGGCGTCGGCGTCCCAGTCCAGCTCCGGACCGATGGACCCCGCGTCCATCGGCCGGGCCAGGGACACCGCGCCGGGCGGGACGTCTGCGGAGTTCCCCTCGTGACCCTCGTCACCAGGTGGCAGCTCCAGCCCTCCCGAGCCCACCCGCGCACCGCCTTCCGCTCCCGGGCCTTCCCGTCTCAACGATCAAGGAAGCCTACTCCGCGAGCGGTCGGCGGTGCAGCCGGATGGACAGGTCGGTTCTCCGGCTGCCACGCTCAACTACGCTATTGCCAGTGGCCGTTCTGCCATGCCAGTTCCCTGGGAGTGAGCGGATTCATAGCCGTGACGTCCCGGGGGGCGATGGAGAAGCCCTGCCAGTGCACGGGCATGGGCTGCTGGTCCTCGTCGCGGGCGATGTGGTGGAAGCCGACGTTCGCCCAGAGCACGGGGTGGGTGAGGGTCTGGCCGTTCACCCACTTCTCGACGGACTTCGGGTGCCCCGTCGCGCACTTGGGGTTGTCGGCGGCGAACAGCTCGCACTTGTCGTACTGGGTGACGTACAGGTCGTGCCGGGTGAAGTCGCGGCCCGGGTACTTGGTGGTGGGGCCGGGGACCAGTTCGTAGGAACGGGCGTGCCCGTCCTTGTTCTCGCCGGTCGCGCTGACCATCCGCCACCAGCGGTAGGTCTTGTAGTCGCCCGCGAACTCCTTGGCGGCCGTGGTCCGGGTGGTCTTGGCGGTCGGGCCCTCCTGCCGGCCGGAGGGCGGGCTGACGGTGGAGTCGTACTGCTCGACCTTCGTCCGGGAGGAGCCGTCGAGGCCGAAGTCGAGCCGCCAGAAGACGTTGTGGCTGTGGCTGGTCGCGTAGTCCTTGGCGTTCTTGCCGATGGGCCAGCCGCGTCCGTCCCGGGCGTTGTAGTCCTCCCAGGAGAGGCTTCCGGTGGCGCCGACGTTCATGTTGACCGTGCCGTCGTCCTGGAAGCGCCACTCGGTGATGTACTCGTACCAGCCGACCTGGTTGACCGTGTACACCAGCAGGTCCTTGCCCTGCTGCTGGTAGGTCCTGGCCGACTGGACGATGTCGTGCATCCGGTAGGCGTGACCACGCGAACGGGTGGTCGTGCACAGGCCCTTGACGTTCGGGTGGCTCGGGTCGCCGTCCGGGACCTTGACGGTCTTGATGGTGCCGCCGGGGCATTCGCCGGGCGACAGGGTCATCAGCTCCTGGGCGAAGCCCTGGCCGGTCAGGTCGTAGTACTCGTGCTTCCCGTCGTCGTAGGGGACGTGGATCTGGGCCAGTCTGGCGCTGTTGAGCACCTTGATCGGCTTGGTCTCGCCCTTGGGCTGGTAGGAGACGTTCTCCAGGACGAGGCCGGCCTTGCTGTCGTAGCGCCAGCACATCCGCCAGGTCGTGCCGGTGGTGAGCTTCTGTTCGATCGTGTAGGCGGCGCTGCAACCGGGGGCCGCGGCGGGCGCGGTGTGCGGCCGGGCCGCGGCGGGACCGGCCGTGGCCGTCGCGGCGGCGGCCAGCGCGGCCAGCGCGGCCAGGGACAGTCCGGCGGCGGCGGTCTTGCGGACGGCGCGGCCGAGGGCGGGCGGCCGGGCGCCGCCGGACAGGTGCGGTCCGGACAGGTGCTGTTCGGGCAGGTGCTGTTCGGGCATGAAGTGACGGCTCCTTGCCGGAGTCACAGGTGCGGGCGGGCGGCGGCCGGTCAGCCGCGGTCGAGGGCGGCGGTCCGGCGGGTGCTCAGGTCGATCACCAGGTCCCTGGTGTCGATCCACGGGCCGTTTCTGACCTTGGAGAACAGCCGCACGCACCGGTGCGTCCCGCAGTCGTCGAGGACGGCGGGCTGGGCGCCGGGCGCGGCTCGGTAGATGCCGCCGCTCAGCTCCAGCTGGTCCGGTGAGGTGAGGGCCTTGCCGGTGGCGTCCTCGTAGTCCGCCTTGAGGCCCGCGCCGAGCGGGCTCGCGATCAGGACGCGGGCCGCCTCGGCGCTCTCGGCGCGGCTCGGCGGCGGCTGGACGCCGCGCTGGGTGTCCGTCCGCTCGACCTTGCCGGTCCGCAGGTCGACGGTCTTGGTGACGAGTGTGTCGTCCCTGTAGTCGTAGAAGGTCACGTCGGCCCGGCGCGGCGCGTCCGGGTCGTCCGTCTCGCCGGCCTCGGGCTCGGCGAGGTCGACGCTCAGCCGCTGCGGTCCGCGGCCCCCGGCGACGTTCTCGCCCAGGGCCGACAGCCGGCCGGCCAGCGCGGCCTTCTCCACCCGCCCGACCTCGTCGTCGGTGAGCGGGTCGCGGCCCCTGCCCCGCTCCGCCTCGGCGGGCGCCCGCTCCACGACGCCGGGCGGTACGGCGCCCGGGTCCTGCCCGGCCTGTCCCGCGGCCCGGGGGCCGCCGCCGGCCCCTCCGCTCTCGTCGGCGCCCGCCGTGCCGGGCAGGGTGATCGCGACCACGGCGGCGGTCCCCGCCGCCGCGAGGGCCGCGCCGGTCAGTACTTTGCCCAGATGGCGGTGGACTTTCTCGCGCACATCTTCCCCCTGCTCCCCCTCGGTCCCCGGGAGTACGTCTTCGCCCCGCTGATTCGGCGCGTGGCGGGTACCTGAACCGCCACACGCACTGGTCACTTCACAAGAGGGCGGGTGGACCGCGGGAGGTTGCCTCACTTTCGGACAAGACTCGGGGCCGAGCCGGCCCCAGGCGGACGGCACACCTGGGAGAGTCGTATCCATGCAGGTCTGGCCTGGAGAGGCGTATCCGCTCGGCGCCACCTATGACGGCGCCGGAACCAACTTCGCGGTCTTCACGGAGGCCGCGGACCGAGTAGAGCTGTGTCTGCTGCACGACGACGGCTCGGAGACGGCGGTGGAACTGCGCGAGAGCGACGCGTTCGTGCGGCACGCGTACCTGCCGGGCGTGATGCCGGGGCAGCGGTACGGGTTCCGGGTGCACGGCCCGTACGACCCCGGGCGCGGGCTGCGCTGCAACCCGGCGAAGCTGCTGCTCGACCCGTACGCGAAGGCGGTCAGCGGGTCGATCCGGTGGGGCGAGGAGGTGTACGGCTACCACTTCGGGGCGCCGGAGCGGCGCAACGACCTGGACTCGGCGCCGCACACCATGACGTCGGTGGTGATCAACCCGTACTTCGACTGGGGCGACGACCGCCCGCCGCGCACCGAGTACCACCACACGGTGATCTACGAGGCCCACGTCAAGGGCCTGACCATGCGCCATCCGGGGCTGCCGGAGGAGCTGCGCGGCACCTACGCGGGCCTCGCCCACCCGGCGGTCATCGAACACCTGACCAAGCTCGGGGTGACGGCGCTCGAACTGATGCCCGTGCACCAGTTCGTGAACGACCACCGGCTGGTCGACACGGGCCTGAACAACTACTGGGGCTACAACACCATCGGCTTCTTCGCGCCGCACAACGCGTACGCGTCCTGGGGCGACC comes from Streptomyces sp. SCL15-4 and encodes:
- a CDS encoding aminoglycoside phosphotransferase family protein, which codes for MDEARARDVLAAAGVLPGPAGSARLMALGENAVFAAGDLVVKVGRDAELLARAERELAVAGWLAEAGVPAVRAAEPKPLLVDGHPVTVWHRLPDAVRPAEPRDLAALLRVVHTLPSPSFTLPPRDLLSGVERWLRLAGDAIDPEDTAYLRARRDGFAARAAALTPHLPPGPVHGDALPRNVHVGPDGPVLVDLETFSADLREHDLVVMALSRDRYGLPAEAYDSFTAAYGWDVREWDGCAVLRGARETASCAWVAQHAPANPKALAEFRRRVASLRDGDEAVRWYPF
- a CDS encoding 3'-5' exonuclease; amino-acid sequence: MGWHRELLIGFDLETTGTDPREARIVTGAVIEVRAGEPVGRREWLADPGVEIPADAVAVHGISTARAAAEGRPADRVADAIADVLVGYWKTGVPVVAYNAAFDLTLLSAELRRHGLPSLTDRLGGAAPAPVVDPYTIDRWVDRYRRGKRNLEAVCGEYGIVLGAAHDATADALAAARLATAIAERHPKIAALGPAELHRCQIQWYARWAADFQAFLRRKGETDAVVDGTWPLREPTEGQPA
- a CDS encoding SAV2148 family HEPN domain-containing protein encodes the protein MGSGGLELPPGDEGHEGNSADVPPGAVSLARPMDAGSIGPELDWDADAWREVRTRAQRAGRAYIWLNLVEQRLRAVVAAVLRPVYEPVHGDEWVVAAAGPAGQEWVQRAVAVREVSRRKGYLLDPADDNVLSFLTLPQLRELVVQHWPCFEPYFDERRDLELALDELEVTRNVVSRNRALSEAVLGQAERASARLLEMLGAGGDVPSARRLPVDAVEDLVGDRYADVVAVHSDRVRLMRQFPAEDIFGGARRLDAIGIGLNLLVQNFSGRRLVRLAESGCRVRLLFLNPASSSVKRRERELGMKRGELSRSVEMNILHVRRVRSRLRDPGAFEIQVYDETPRFTAYLVDGDGADGVAVVQSYLRGARGMESPVLVLRNGSRLVTSDNVGESGLFPTYREEFELAWADSRPVS
- a CDS encoding copper amine oxidase, giving the protein MPEQHLPEQHLSGPHLSGGARPPALGRAVRKTAAAGLSLAALAALAAAATATAGPAAARPHTAPAAAPGCSAAYTIEQKLTTGTTWRMCWRYDSKAGLVLENVSYQPKGETKPIKVLNSARLAQIHVPYDDGKHEYYDLTGQGFAQELMTLSPGECPGGTIKTVKVPDGDPSHPNVKGLCTTTRSRGHAYRMHDIVQSARTYQQQGKDLLVYTVNQVGWYEYITEWRFQDDGTVNMNVGATGSLSWEDYNARDGRGWPIGKNAKDYATSHSHNVFWRLDFGLDGSSRTKVEQYDSTVSPPSGRQEGPTAKTTRTTAAKEFAGDYKTYRWWRMVSATGENKDGHARSYELVPGPTTKYPGRDFTRHDLYVTQYDKCELFAADNPKCATGHPKSVEKWVNGQTLTHPVLWANVGFHHIARDEDQQPMPVHWQGFSIAPRDVTAMNPLTPRELAWQNGHWQ
- a CDS encoding Tat pathway signal sequence domain protein — translated: MREKVHRHLGKVLTGAALAAAGTAAVVAITLPGTAGADESGGAGGGPRAAGQAGQDPGAVPPGVVERAPAEAERGRGRDPLTDDEVGRVEKAALAGRLSALGENVAGGRGPQRLSVDLAEPEAGETDDPDAPRRADVTFYDYRDDTLVTKTVDLRTGKVERTDTQRGVQPPPSRAESAEAARVLIASPLGAGLKADYEDATGKALTSPDQLELSGGIYRAAPGAQPAVLDDCGTHRCVRLFSKVRNGPWIDTRDLVIDLSTRRTAALDRG